TTATAACGTGGAAGCTATGGTCAAGGAGGTGTAGATCACGCATGGAGGGTCACCTAGAAATGCTAGAAGAAGTATGGCATGTGGTTCGGTTATGGTTGACAAGAATAATGAAAGAATCTAAAAACTTTCAGAAGCTTGCAATTGGAGATCAGGAAACGTTGAGGACCCTGAATATTATAGTGCTTCATGTGAAACCAAAACTAATCCAAGTGATCAGATGGACGAAGCCGTAACAAGGAAAATTCAAGTTAAATACGGATCGATGGATGTAGTTCGAATAACCCAGGGGACTCTGGTGCAAGAGCTCTCCTTCATGATGATCAGGGCAATGTAGTCTTTGCATTCTTTGTAAATTTGGGAAACAGTAGCAGTACTGTAGCATAAACTAAAGCCATTCTCCATGAGCTAAAGTTGTGTCAAGAATGAAAGATACGAGGAGTGGTAGTTGAATCTGACTCTTTGATGGTGGTTTGGTGGGTTAGCAGTGATAAGTGTAGAGTGTGGTACCTTTAAgaattttgggacgaaattttgaGATTCATTAGAGAAGGGGAACGCTCAATTCAGCATGTATTTCGGGAAGGAAATGCCCCTACTAACTACTTGGCAAAACATGGTGCTCAGGGACATGATCAACTTTAGCACAACACCTTACAGCTCCCTATGACGCTCCAAGGACTTACTCACACGGATAAGCTAAATCTTCCATATTTACGTATTCGATAGGAATTGCATTTGTGGTAATAttggataattttattttggtacCAATGTGATAAAGTAGTTGACATTTGTCGGAGCTTTTTGATTTTGTTCTAGTGTGGGTCTTATATTATGGTATTCCTCTGCCATAAGTGATGTTGGCTTCACTCAATAAAGGGACGTGCcatcctctctctttttttaaaaaaatcaaaataaaaataaaagtcttAAGCCTCTCTCAGCATAAGTACTAATCATAGTACATAACCATTCTCCTAAATGATACTCAACCATGTCCAAATATTTATCACGATTGGCACATGATATTCAACAGCAAATGGAGCAGCGCTTCTTCTATCATTAATTGTAATCACCCACATTGATATGAAACATTTTAAATATCATTCTTATGGTAACCACTTAAATGAAAATACTACTAAAAATCTAATTCGATgtaaattaaatgagaaatatataGCAAGTCCAAGgtacaataaaagaaagaaacaacgtacaaatgaacaaaaattatctcaataaatgtttcaaaacataaattatatAGAAAACAAACCCCTTTCACTCTCACAAGTCTCTAGTGCATGCCAACACTAAATAATTAAGGTTAAACAATATATGATgatgaaaataattaaataattatgttgATATACATAATGAGCAATATTTGAACATGATCATCATGccagaaaataaatattgtttttgtatctgcatgaacatgcatgtctcattaattaatatatatctgTGAAACCAGAAAACTTTACAATCCAATGTGTGTGTGTGCCTAAGTATATCCATATATTGCTTTTAGCTGTGCATATTGAATGGAAGATCAGTAGGTGATGATAGGTAGAGAAAAAAGCATTATCGCCGAGTACaatattctttaatttgttaACATCTCTAAATATCACTACTAATCACCAAGATGTAAGAGCCGGAATGCTTTGTTCATTCCTGAAGAAATTAGTAGGATCGATCATAGTCTTCACATGAACCAACCTGTTAAAGTTGCTCTTGAAATATTTAGTACCCCATATACTTGCCCGTCTATAGCTTGTCTTgccctttttattattttttcctatGTCAAGGTCCCTATAATTCATATATGCAGCTCTTGGAGATTTTGAAACATGGGCAGCCATGTAACTGTACAGCCTCCTTATCCAACTTATATGCCGCTCAGTTGCTgcaattccttcttcttcccaATACACCAAGTATTGGATTTTGTAGATATTACCAGCTCTATGGGGAAAAGGAATTGCAGACTCCGAaatttcactcattttctccCCATAGGGAGTGAAGATCAATAATGCTGTTTCTGCCTCTTTCTCATAAAATCTCTCCCAAATCCCTTCCAAGCCAACTTCGGAAATCGGTTCCATCACATAATCAGATTTTGCTTTGAAAATAGGTCTTATTAGAGGAGTTCTGTTTAGTAGAACATTAAGGGATTCGCCACTTGGAAATCCGCCAAAGTATAGGACTGATTCAATCCAACTCATTTCAGTGCAATCCTCTCTTACCAAACCCAGTTCAGGAAAGCTCTCTTGCATCAATGAAAGGAGATTATCTATCCCTCCGAGATACAAGGAATTAAATGAAGCTTGTATTGTCCTCCTCCCTTCTTGGCTAGAATTGGCACTAGTTAACACGACACGAATAAATAGATCTTCATGAACTTTGTCTGCAACATGTTGCCACCAATAAACAAGCTTGGTTGCATTTTGTTCCAAGTTCCTATTAACTGTGAATACAGTCACAGTTGATGGAACATGAACCAGCTTGATTTTCCATGCAACAATGATTCCAAAACTGGACCCTCCACCTCCTCGAATAGCCCAAAACAAATCTTCCCCCATGGATTTTCTGTCAAGGATTCTACCCTTGACAACAATCATTTGCGCGTCAATAATATTATCTGCAGCAAGGCCATATTTGCGCATCAAGGTGCCATATCCTCCACCACTGAAGTGTCCACCAATGCCCACAGTCGGGCAAAGTCCCTCTGGAAAGCCAAACTTTATACTTTTCTCAGCAATCCCATAATAAACTTCACCAATAATGGCACCAGATTCAACCCAAGCGGTGCCATTTTCTGCATCAACACTGATTGATCGAAGATTTATCATATCAATTATGAGAAATGGAACATCAGATACATAAGAAAGGCCCTCATAATCATGGCCACCGCTTCTAACTCTAATTTGCAGGCCATGCTTTTGGGAACAATTAATGGCTGATTGAATTTGGGAGACATGCAATGGCGTAATAATGACTAGAGGTTTCGGGGTGGCAGGTGTTGAGAATCTAGGATTTTGTATGGAGAATTCCAATATAGATGAATATGAGGAATTGGCAGGGGTGTAAatgacttgagaaattgaggagGTGGAGTTTCCAGCATGAAGGGTCAGGCATTGAAGGAAGTCTTCATGAGTGTGAGCCGAAGTTGCCcataaaaatgagagaagaagAGTAATAACAAATGGAATAAGCACTGAAGAGCTACCGGgcttcatttttgtttgtgtttCTGCGCTAAAACAGGATGCGAGCTTCCTTATTTATATGTTGTGTTTGAGACTTGGAAATGTACGTGAACGTTACGGCGGAAACATCTTttgcattttgtatttttttaggtTAATTTGCAGACCATTCTAACATCCAGATTGAAGAGATGAATCGCCACAAGAAATTAAATAGGAAGAGTGAAAATTCGAAGCTAGCGTCTGCAAGTAGTAAAGTTCAATATTTTGCACGGCagcttgataatattgaactttGACCATGCAACATGTCATGACTTTTCTTCACCAAATTTCATTGGTGTAAATTTTGGACTCTtctacattcatatatatatatatatatatatatgtacacacgAATACATATCAATGgatagacacacacacacacacgtatatatatattatttatagtgtggatataatatatattatatcaataataatctacttaaaaatttaattaattttataagaaataataattgcAGTTGTGATTGCATAAGCGCCAcgcaatcatttaaaaaaaaataaataaatatgagatctacataaaaataaataaatttttaataatgaaccCCACTATTTTTCAAAGAGACTACATGGCGCCTGCACATTCCACAATAGTATATATGTAGCAATactctaattttaaaattattctcGTGCCGCCTTTTGTTTAAGTAGAAGCTACTTTAATATATTTCAATTGGCAATGCTTTTAGAATTCTAGATAGTAAAATATATACCCTCTTGTACTATAGACACATAGAGCTCcgatttttatctaaaattatttttgtatatatcaAATAAGGCATctaatcatttattttaatcgcaataataaatttatccatTGAAATATGGACAATGATTGTGGAGTTTTTCCACCATCTGCTGCCCATATGTCAAAGTTTTGTTGAAAATTGGGAAGCATTAATTTGTTAGCGGCACGCTTCCTTTGACCGGCAATTGTCTGAGAGtgtatacagagaaagtctcaGAGCTAGCTGGTTAGTGATGTAATTGAGTATCATTAATTCATAACATGCAACCAAACCAACAGATCAAAATCTATAATTCATGTAAATGCAAACTATATAAATGGAACATGAACAtgtcacaatatatatatatatttatatatgcatctacatacatgcatatatgcCTCAATTTGTGGAACTTTTATTTTACAATGCACATAAAATATCGATATATCTGGCCTTTATGATATGTGCTTATTAATTAAATGCAATAATAGGTAAAACGAGATAGAGAGACGATTTATTGTTGAGTACAATATCTTCTGTAATTAAGCATCAACTAGCTTTAAAATCACCTCTCACTAGGATGAAAGAGCCAGGATGCTTTGTTCATTCCTAAAGAAATTAGTGGGATCGACCATGGTCTTCACATAAACCAACCTGTTGAAGTTGCTCTTGAAATATTTAGTACCCCATGTACTTGCCCGTCTATAGCTTGTGTAGCCTTTGTTACTGTTTGTTCCTATGTCAAGGTCCCTATAATTGATGTATGCAGCTCTTGGAGATTTTGAAACGTAGGCAGCCATGTAACTATAAAGCCTTCTGATCCAACTTACATGCCTCTCGGATGCTgcaattccttcttcttcccaatacaccaagtgttggattttGTAGATATTACCAACTCTATGTGGGAAAGGAATTGCAGATTCTGGGATTTCACTCATTCTTCCCCCATACGGACTCAAGATCAATTCTGCTTCCTCGGCCTCTTTTTGGTAAAATCTCTCCCAAATCCCTTCTAAGCCAACTTTTGGAATAGGTTCCATCACGTAGTCAgattttgctttgaaaaaagtTGGTCTTGTTAGAGGAGTCCTGCTTAGTAGTACATCTAAGGATTCGCCACTTGGAAATCCAGCGAAGTAGAGGGTAGATTCAATCCAACTCATTTCAGAGCAATCTTCTCTTACCAAACCCAGTTCAGGGAAGCTCTCTTGCATCAATGAAAGGAGATTATCTATCCCTCCGAGATACAAGGAATTAAATGAAGCTTGTATTGTTCTCCTCCCTTCTTGGCTAGAATTGGCAGCACTTAAGATGACACGAATGAATAGGTCTTCATCAAGCTTGTCTGCAACATATTGCCACCGATGAACCAGCTTGGTTGCATTTTGTTCCAAGTTCCTCTTAACTGTGAATACAGTCACAGTTGATGGAACATGAACAAGCTTGATTTTCCACGCAACAATGACTCCAAAGCTGGCCCCTCCACCTCCTCGAATGGCCCAAAATAGATCTTCTCCCATGGATTCTCTATCAAGGATTCTGCCTTCAACATCAATCATTTGGGCGTCAACAATATTATCTGCAGCAAGGCCATATTTTCGCAACAAGGTGCCGTACCCTCCCCCACTGAAGTGTCCACCAACACCCACAGTCGGGCAAATTCCCGCGGGAAAGCCAAAGTTTCTACTTTTCTCGGCAATCCTATAGTATACTTCACCGATAATGGCACCGGCTTCTACCCATGCAGTGCCATTTTCTACATCAACATTGATTGAACGAAGATTTATCAGATCGATTATGACAAATGGAACATAAGAAACATAAGAAAGGCCCTCATAATCATGACCACCGCTTCTAACTCTTATTTGCATGCCATGTTTTTCGGAACACTTAATGGTTGCTTGAATTTGGGAAACATGTGATGGCGTAACAATGACTAGAGGTTTCGGGATGGCAGGTGTTGAGAATCTAGGATTTTGTATGGAGAATTCCAATATAGATGAATATGAGGAATTGGCAGGGGTGTAAATGACTTGAGAACTTGAGGAGGTGGAGTTTCCAGCATGAAGGGTTAGGCATTGAAGGAAGTCTTCGTGGGTATGAGCCGAAGTTGCCCACAAAAATGAGATCAAAAGAAGAGTAATAACAAATGGATTATTAAGAACTGAAGAGCTAACGGGCTTCATTTTTGTTAGTGGTTCTGTGCTAAAAACAGGATGCGAGCTTCCTTATTTATAGTGTTATGAGGAGATATATACGTACTTTGTTGAATACTTGGAAATTAATGTGAAAACTGTACGTACAATGGTGCTAGCTTATAACAGCTGTTGCATCTAATGTACATATTTTGTATCTTTGCAGGAAACCATTCCATCCTGCATCCAGCTGATAGGCCATGGAGAGATCATGAATTCCCACAGGAAATTTCTTACATAGAAAATTAAAGAGAACATACTTTGACAAATTGCATGGCGATTTGACAACATAGAACTTTGACAAACTTAATTGTCATGAGTACGTACTTTTCTTCAGCAATTTAATAGTCTTGCATgcaggcatgcatgcatgcatgcatggggttAATTAATTTTGGACTCTTCGATATATATATCGACCTGCGTGATCATGTTTCAGATTTCACGACCGTAATGTCGGTTTATTTTTGCAAGGACATTATAGTTTAATATGGGGCCGTCACGAGCTTTACACTAATTACGAATAACCTTGCAGCTTGTACATGGAATTTTACATAATTGCCATGCGGGGGAACAGTCAAAGGGTCATCCTTCGAAAATGTCACGATCGATCTTCCCTATTTAATGAAGATTCTAAAAGGGACATTACCATCTTAATCTCAAACTAAACTGTAgtaaaaataagtttagaatagtaattaattaataaatcatttttttgctGAATTATCTGTTATTATTTACGATTATCATTCAAAGAGAACAATCTCTGCCTTTGCTAATTAGGACTTTGATGTTTGAAgtgtaattattttgtgtgCATGGATCTTTATTTCACTTtcatcaattttattaaaagtttggaaaatgataaatacataaCCCTTTTtacaatcatattttaaataaataaaatttttataaaattattataaaaatattattgccaTTCAAAAATAgctttattttaaaacataattatgaaaatgattgtGTTAATATTGTTACTGAAATCAATGATCTGTTTTATCGCTTCTAGAATGcttaaaaaaaggggggggaggggggagagaAAGCTGTCATCTCAAagcatttttacaaattttatatgtttatatatatcatttgaaGTTTCCATAATGCACTGATCATTAATCTCCATAAGGACCTTTCAAAgttctttgaatttttctttaattataagttgctttaactaaatttataaattaagctACATATGAAGAATAATCAAAAGGCCGTTTTGTATAGTCAACGGTCAGAGGTTCtgaaatttcattttcatataaaGGGGAAAATTCCTGCCCATTATAGAAGCGTCTGACACGTATGCATGCCTAGTCCTTGACTGCTTGCTTGTTCCGCAATTCTTTCCAAGTATAGAAGGAAAttcagaaataaataaataagtcaatAAGTTTCgggttttttaatatttcaaatattatatatatatttatatatattggcatAATTCCATTGCAAAATCTTCTTGAAATAAGCAGTAATTCTTATATTATAAACATCTCtatcatataagaaaataagaagTTCGTAGGGTCCACtgtatattactatattatatatggatTTATCGTAATTAATATAtgcattaaatttattttttaaattaaattatttcatgtCAATGTTATTAAGCGTAGAAGTATTCAAATAAAGTTATTTGTAATCCACATCTTGTAGCTAGCCgaataaagtttgacttttgagAAATTCTGCCAACGCGCACATTTCACCACAAGAGGTTGGAGTTTTTGAGACAAAAGAAATTgtctaaaaaaattcaaatttcgctCCTAAAGGTTTTTGCAGGTGAACAAATTTCATTTATCTTTTGTCTCTGAAAGACTGtctcaaaataattttcatttttaaaactcATTTTTAGAGACGAAATTGAACTGAACtagtcgaaaccgttcgaacggaattttttttagacaaaaaaatgtcgtctaAAAAATCCATTCAAATGGGAACATTATTGTTCTTACCGACACTTCCGTTCGAACAATTTGCAATTTTCATTcgaactaataactatatttgaTCATGTTCGAACGAATAGAGTGTTTGAACCAACAAATTTTTCAAGTGACTTTTGTTTGAACATAAATTATGTCCGATCGAACATACATTTGATTTTCAAAAATTCGCTATTCGAACAGGATTTTGCATAATAACGttgttcaaaaaaatattttattattcaaacagATGTACAGACTGTATTTCACAAATATTGGTTGAatgagtttgtttttgtttgaatgggtctatttttattcaaatgaaTGCATAAATGATAATTCACCATTCGAACGGATTATTTACCGTACCCATTCGAAtggcattgatcaaacaaataaaattttaattaaaaataccatactAATATTACACAAATTGTCATAATTCAAACATCAATTATTCAAATGTTTGCAAACATCATAACTAAAGGCgaataaagaaaaagtaaatgaattatgattgtggtggtggtggcggcATAGAGTTTTAGGACATCATTGACTGGAactattcaaatattttttagttattCAATTCCAGCCTCTCTTATAATCTCACCTCTATATCTgttgcttgatctaatcgggtcaacaactctttttctttagaCCTCAATCGTCTTATCTCTCCCTCCAATTCTTTAGTTTTGTCGTCATTCAATCTGGCCCAAGAAAAGGAGGATGATGTTGAGGATGGTTTCACGCAatgtcctaagcccctcaaatatctagagcgtgatccaagaacttgagaaaggaTTTGAGTATTGTTGACtaatgattcatcagatggatccgtaGTAGTTtccttaagagatatcatcttgtcctacaaaagaaaaaattaaagttaGTATAAGTAACAAAAACCATTTCTAGACAATGGAATTAAAGAAACttaaaacttttataatttGCCTATGCTTTAGGACTGCTCCAAATGTTGTCATGacttttatgtgctttagcatacaattgagTCAAATCATATTTAGCAGGACTTTCTTCATgctgtaaaataaaaatctatattaGAACTTAAATCAAAAAgtgtatatgttaatatttaacgGAGACTAGAATAACTTACCATTTTTTGTGATAAGCGATGAAAAGACTAAGAATCCGCATGATGATGTAtagttaaatttgatctatttactTTGTTTACCTTACTCCGttgctaaaaaaaagtattataaatatatgtttaatacatctatcatatactattaaaaaatgataacagtgaaattacctgataagcagaattttcaaacatatcataaattttctctcattcgtttggtggcattgcttggaatggactTAGACACGCCTCTATTGTAGTACTGAATTTCTAATAGTGTACATGGCATCTACTTTTGTACCTCCAaaatgcattcgacatcagtTCCTCAACTGTTATTCGATCCTCTCACATGCCAAAATTAAGTTCAAATTCATCCtttaaacaattagtataaatacaaaggttttttaaattaacatgttATACAAAGTAGCTTATTACCATGAAGCGATTTTttatgtggtctttcacatcttgggaaaCTTTAGCCTAGGAATATGTAGtcatcggtgcatacgtgcaAATAAGCGTACCAATATAAGAAacaagccaagctgccgaatccttggagccaccggtgtgatcatcagttatatcaactttaatttttaccactttccttactttttctatgcaaACACCCCTCGTAGTGCCTCTATCTCAGTGCTGGTTTACAGCagctataaatataataatattagtatatattttaattaaattattttattttatggataTACAGTGATCAAGTACCTTGTTTAGGGTTTGATGATGTTGGCCCACTATTGTTGGTAGGTGAACCACACGGGGAATTGGTAAGGATGGGGATGGTTCACGTGTTTTTTTGCATTTGGAAgtcatatctgtttgaaattataataaagtaTTATTCAAACAATGTACATTAtggatttttataagaattatacctacacaaatatctatTTGAAATCAGTCTGTATCACCTTTGCTGGACTagtcgctctcatcctcagtagatACTTCAGCTGATTTATCTTTCGACACTTCACATTCAATTACTTcaggttgaacatcttctctgtgcaatgggaccatgtcataattGTTTAAATTAACAAATAGATTAATGCCTGAttaattttcttgatatgcttcttcatggtctagattatcaacttcttcatgtggttcgTTTGTCTCTGGAatgtaatcatatacatttcttagTGCAAACTTCTCAACTACCCACCATGGAATTCCAtactccggatcatctaaataaaaaacttgatttgcttagCAAGCGAGAATGAAAGgatcgtcctcataccatttgtgagatgtattgacactcacaaaatattcatcattatgCACTCCCAACCTAagatttgagacatcccaccaattatatttaaataactaGACCATATATTTCTCCACATACTTTAACGCTAcgatatcttccacaattctataaaaatcaatattatcatcCACATGGATTCCTTCGACTACAACCcaacaattttgagttttattatatcattctctgtctgctgtgtgaaattTATATCTAcacaccaaacatcctgaatattggatggCCTACTTtgacggaccacatgccaaagcatacacTTTTGGTGAGATTTCACTTAAATTTTCACTATATTTTGATACAAcctatatcaataaatattattatagttaTATCAATCAGATATAAATATGGTGACATGCAAGCTATAAAGTTCAAAAAAATTGTGCATgtattttttagtaatactgtatgttcaaaccatgaggcaaattcttcttcctGTGTCTTTTATACGTCAGTTACACCATTCGTGCAAAGTAGTTGTATATATTCGCTACACATGTTAATGTgaactattaatttgtatcaagttatactatattattatacatgcacttaaaaatactattgatttagatgatcatcactaacTTCAAATAGTGGTCAATCTCTTTGCagttattcaagacataccaATGAGCTTTTTCAAACTCTCACCCACATAAGTCATATCCCTCTTATGCCCCTATGGGATgtactttctgggaaaacacaGTAAATActgacgaaactcccatttgtccattttcataatttcgatccggtctcgtaaatctaTTGTCAACTTCATGAAAATATATTGAACAAAATATATGCCACTCATTATCAATGTATGACTTTGCGGTCAATCCTTCTGGACAAGCCTTATTCCCTACAGATTGTTTAAGTTTTTTCAAAAActgttcaataggatacatccatctatactgaatgGTGGCCaacaactaaagcctcacgaggtaGGTGCACAagcaaatgaaccattacatcaaaaaatgaaggcgaatacaaactctccaacttgcacaatatcattgcaatgtcaattttcattttcaataaggcatcaactttcaacgtttTACTACAAATACCCCTGAAAAATCGCCCTAATTTTGTGAGATTTGTACGAACATCTTGAGTAAGCTTTCCGTGCGCACCAACTGGCAAGAATCGTTGCAAAAATATATGGTAGTCATGACTTTTAAGACCatttatcttccaatcatgagttcGGGCACATCTTGACATattcgaagcataaccatcggaTAATTTAATTGTCATAAAGCAGtcacaaaatttctttttctc
This sequence is a window from Carya illinoinensis cultivar Pawnee chromosome 9, C.illinoinensisPawnee_v1, whole genome shotgun sequence. Protein-coding genes within it:
- the LOC122277248 gene encoding berberine bridge enzyme-like 18 — its product is MKPGSSSVLIPFVITLLLSFLWATSAHTHEDFLQCLTLHAGNSTSSISQVIYTPANSSYSSILEFSIQNPRFSTPATPKPLVIITPLHVSQIQSAINCSQKHGLQIRVRSGGHDYEGLSYVSDVPFLIIDMINLRSISVDAENGTAWVESGAIIGEVYYGIAEKSIKFGFPEGLCPTVGIGGHFSGGGYGTLMRKYGLAADNIIDAQMIVVKGRILDRKSMGEDLFWAIRGGGGSSFGIIVAWKIKLVHVPSTVTVFTVNRNLEQNATKLVYWWQHVADKVHEDLFIRVVLTSANSSQEGRRTIQASFNSLYLGGIDNLLSLMQESFPELGLVREDCTEMSWIESVLYFGGFPSGESLNVLLNRTPLIRPIFKAKSDYVMEPISEVGLEGIWERFYEKEAETALLIFTPYGEKMSEISESAIPFPHRAGNIYKIQYLVYWEEEGIAATERHISWIRRLYSYMAAHVSKSPRAAYMNYRDLDIGKNNKKGKTSYRRASIWGTKYFKSNFNRLVHVKTMIDPTNFFRNEQSIPALTSW
- the LOC122277231 gene encoding berberine bridge enzyme-like 18 — its product is MKPVSSSVLNNPFVITLLLISFLWATSAHTHEDFLQCLTLHAGNSTSSSSQVIYTPANSSYSSILEFSIQNPRFSTPAIPKPLVIVTPSHVSQIQATIKCSEKHGMQIRVRSGGHDYEGLSYVSYVPFVIIDLINLRSINVDVENGTAWVEAGAIIGEVYYRIAEKSRNFGFPAGICPTVGVGGHFSGGGYGTLLRKYGLAADNIVDAQMIDVEGRILDRESMGEDLFWAIRGGGGASFGVIVAWKIKLVHVPSTVTVFTVKRNLEQNATKLVHRWQYVADKLDEDLFIRVILSAANSSQEGRRTIQASFNSLYLGGIDNLLSLMQESFPELGLVREDCSEMSWIESTLYFAGFPSGESLDVLLSRTPLTRPTFFKAKSDYVMEPIPKVGLEGIWERFYQKEAEEAELILSPYGGRMSEIPESAIPFPHRVGNIYKIQHLVYWEEEGIAASERHVSWIRRLYSYMAAYVSKSPRAAYINYRDLDIGTNSNKGYTSYRRASTWGTKYFKSNFNRLVYVKTMVDPTNFFRNEQSILALSS